A genomic region of Tigriopus californicus strain San Diego chromosome 1, Tcal_SD_v2.1, whole genome shotgun sequence contains the following coding sequences:
- the LOC131886959 gene encoding migration and invasion enhancer 1-like, with protein sequence MSSTTTPPVIRVEYCGSUGYGPRYRELAQKILAEIPGAQVEGSVGRRSSFEVVINNIEVHSKLKTMAFPDFDEVVRIAQEVSKGSEPQQVAKMQSSSCTVM encoded by the coding sequence ATGTCCTCTACGACCACTCCACCTGTGATCAGGGTGGAATACTGCGGCTCCTGAGGGTATGGGCCGCGTTATCGGGAATTGGCCCAGAAGATTCTGGCCGAGATTCCCGGTGCGCAGGTCGAAGGATCCGTGGGTCGACGCTCTTCGTTTGAAGTGGTCATCAACAACATCGAGGTCCACTCCAAGCTCAAGACCATGGCCTTCCCGGATTTTGACGAGGTGGTCCGGATCGCCCAGGAAGTGTCCAAGGGCTCGGAGCCCCAGCAAGTGGCAAAGATGCAATCCTCGAGCTGCACTGTTATGTAA